A single Triticum dicoccoides isolate Atlit2015 ecotype Zavitan chromosome 2A, WEW_v2.0, whole genome shotgun sequence DNA region contains:
- the LOC119359396 gene encoding uncharacterized protein LOC119359396 isoform X2, which yields MKSSPPMPAASGDLRRRAARPKLPTVRASLPSIQTLCSRPLQPARNHTPMARVRAWLRRRVSDVGARHGSSPSTTVAAVKEFFKEMSRTPWTCSSSSGGSQIHRSLAAA from the exons atgaagTCATCGCCGCCCATGCCGGCTGCTTCCGGCGACCTCCGGCGCAGAGCGGCACGCCCCAAGCTGCCCACGGtccgcgcctccctcccctccatcCAGACTCTCTGCTCCCGGCCTCTACAGCCCGCTCGCAACCACACACCCATGGCTAGGGTTCGGGCATGGCTTCGCCGGCGCGTCTCCGATG TTGGGGCACGCCATGGGAGTTCCCCATCCACCACGGTCGCCGCCGTCAAGGAATTCTTCAAGGAGATGTCAAGGACACCATGGACATGCAGCTCCTCAAG CGGAGGATCACAGATTCACAGAT